GTTTCAGCAGTTGAACGAAGCCTATGTTCTGCTCACCCGCACCGACGGAGCTGATGAAGGATTCCGCACCAAGGCCCGCCAGACGTATGACAAGGCCAAGAAGGGATTTGACGCTTCCCAGACCTCGCAGCCCGGCTCAGCTGGTAATTCGTCTGGTAATTCGTCTGGCAATTCTTCTGGTAACCCGTCGGGGAGCGCGTCCGGCAATTCGCAGGAACAGAAGTCGCGCGCCTCGGAAGCCTATTCCAAGGCCAGTTCCCAGAAAAACGGCGGTTCTGCCGGTGGTGCGCGTTTCACATCTTCCCGCCAGCAGGTGCGGCAGGAAGATGTGCTCAATGACATTTTGAAGGACCCCTTTGCCCGTCGGGTATTCGAAGATATCTACAGCCAGATTCGCCGCGATTCAGGCAAGCAGGTCGGGATTCCCAAGAAGCGGAAGCTGAGTTTCGAGTGGGGCGATTCCAAGCTGTCGTTCGACATGACCCACGGGCTTGCCGCAGGCGTGAAGGGCTGGATGCGTAAACAGATGGATGACGAGCAGACCATTCATCTGCAGCCGCAGAGTCTGGCACCGGGAGCCCGTGTCCGCATTACTCTGTCGCAGGGCATGAACGAGGAACCGAGACAGATAGAAATAACCCTGCCGCCGGACTTTGTGGTGGGGCGCCCCATTCGCTTGAAAGGGCTGGGACGCAAGATCGGCCCTTGGACGGGCGATCTGTATCTGCGCATTCTTGCCAAGGTTTCGTAGCAGCTGCGACAAATTTCAAGGCTGTGCCAGCCCTGCAGCCACATCAATATGAACGGTTGCGTCAGGTCGCACGGCGGTGTCAGGCTTCATAGTCGAAAGAATCCGCGCCGTGTGAATCCGCAGCGCGAGAATCCGTCCGGTCGCGCCAGTTCGCACGGCCGCGCCGGTTCATATAGTCGTGCTGGTCCGCATGGTCGCGTCTGGCCTCACAGCCGCGCGGTTCATACCCTGTAGCCTGACGACCTGGGCCGAACGGGCCGTTTCTTTCCGGTCATATCGCTTCCGCACGGTGTTCCGATTCCGGAATGCACCCAGCTCCATCCGCCATCACCTTATACGTTCCAGTCCTTCGCGCATGCACAGCGGCACAATCCGTTCATGGAACGGGCGAACCACCAGAAAATAGGTCCTGCCCAGCGCGTTGTTGAATCGCACGCAGGTGCTCAGGCGCAGTCTGTCCGTTCTGTGTTCTGTTTCGTCTCCCGTCATTCGCTCAAGCACCAGAACAAAATCGAGATGCGTGTCGGATTCCTTGAACAGCAGCAGATTCTCTTCCTTGTGCACGAGCCTGAATATGCCCAGCCGGTCGCCTATGGCAGGTTCCGGCAGTGTGTCACCGGCTTTGCCAGATTCACCATCCTGAGCATATGTGCCGCGCGTATGTGCCGCTTTGTCTGCAGTTTTCAGTCCCAGCGGTCCGACGATCATGTCGCGCAGGCGCATGAGGCGTTCAACGGCCTTGGGGGAATGGGCAAACATGTGGTGCGCCAGAACATGCAGGGGCAGGGTGCAGCCCTGCGGCAGTTCGGCTTCAAAAGTATCCTGATAGTCGATGCGGCTGAGCAGTCCGCGGATCATACCGGTATGCAGCCGTATAGCAACCTTGCGTACTTCCGGCTTGAAGGGGCTGCCGTCTGCCGGTTCCGGCGCGGGCGGAGTTGATGAAGTCTGCGCTTGTGGAGTCTGGGCTGCCGGGGGCTTGGTTGAAGCGTTCTGCGTCATGGTGATACCTCGTTGCGTCCGGTTAGAATTCCCTGTCCAGAATCAGGTGCGAGAGATAGCCGACCACGGCGGCAAGGTAGTAGGGCAGGGTTTCTTCCCACGAGGTGCGGAAGAAGACCCACGGCAGCGCCATGATGGGCAGCGGAACAAGCAGCATGGCCCACCATGTGTGTGTCCAGCCTCTGTGTTTGCCAAGCGCGGGCAGCATGGCGAACAGGCCCAGTATGCTGGCCCATTTGTAGTGCTCGTAAATGATCAGCGCAATGTCCGTGACGGCCATGATGGCGTAGAAGAAGTTCTGTCCCTTGGACTCCGTGTCGCAGTCGGGAAACAGGGCGGCCAGCGTGGCGATGGTGACCAGAATGGCGGTGGACATCGGGTCGGTGCTGATCCAGCCCATGTAGGTGGCTCCGCCTATTATGCCGCCGGCCATACCGGCCCCGGCGATCATGTGTGCTTGGTATCCGGGCATCGGAATATCCTTTGAGAGATGTAGTGTGGCGGGAGAATAGGCAAAAGGTAATGCAAGGTAAAGCTGCAAGTGGCCGTAGCGGGTACGGTCCGCCTTTCTCCTCAGGAGCCTTGCGGGTGAGCGTAATATGCCGGATTGGACGCCGGAATTGTGCGCTGTCCTGATTGACAGGAACAGGACCTGAGCGTAGCCCCATGGCATATCCGTTCCGGCAGGAACGGAATGCCCGCGCATCGTGCCGCAGTATTCTTACCGCCCGGAAGGTTTTCATGAAATCCCGTTCGCATACCCAGACAGAGGCTCCTACTTCTTCATCTGAACTCTCCACGGCAGAGAATGAACTGCTTGCGGCGGAAGCGTCTTCTACTGCTACCGGTGACGAGGCGGAGAATGGCACTGAGAGCACCGCGAAGGACGAGGCGGCGGGCGACCTGAAACGCAACGCCATTGCCGGAGTGCTCTTCGCCCTCTGCGCCACCATCATATGGTCCGGCAACTTTATCGTGGCACGCGGTCTGAGTGATGTGGTTCCTCCGGCTACTCTTGCCTTTCTGCGCTGGGTTACAGCCTTTACCGTGCTTCTGCCATTGGGCTGGAAGTCTCTTCTGCGTGAGCGGGCAGTGGTGAAACGGCACTGGAAGCACCTTGCCTTTACCGCGCTTCTGGGCATCACCATATTCAATACGCTCATCTACGCAGCCGGACGCAGCACCACTGCGTTGAACATGTCACTCATAGCCATTACCTCGCCCCTGTTCATCATGCTGCTTGCGCGCATATTCCTCGGCGAAAAGGTTTCCAGAAGCCGTGCCGTGGGCGTTTCCGTGGTGGTGTGCGGCGTGGTGATGCTGGTGACACGGGGAGACTTCGCCCGCCTTGCAGGGCTGGAATTTTCCATAGGCGATGTATGGATGCTCTGCGCGGCCATGCTGTTCGGGGCGTATACCATTCTTGTGCGGCGCATGCCCGAGCGCATTGAGCAGGCCGCCTTTCTGCTTTTCACCTTCGGCGTGGGCGCGCTCATGCTGGTACCCGGTGTGGCGTGGGAGTGGGCGCAGGGACTGCGCTTCGAGTTCACGCCATCCCTTTTCGGCGTCATGCTTTATGTCGGGGTGGGGGCTTCGCTCATTTCCTTCTGGTGCTGGAACAAGGCTGTCGGCCTTATCGGTCCTTCGCAGGCGGGCATAGTCTATTACAGCCTGCCCCTGTTCAGCGGTGCCGAGGCGGTTATCCTGCTCGGCGAGCCGGTAAGCTGGGTACATTTTGTCAGCGGCATACTCATTCTCGGCGGCATACGCATGGCCACCCGCGGCTAGCTCCGCTGTGCCGGAGCCTTTTCGGTATGTGCGGAAGCTGCATACGGCAGAGCGTGGTCTGATTACATGGCTGTCTGCGCCCTTTGCGCGCGTGTCATGTCTGGTCGTCTGCTTGGCCTGTGTACCGGATACCCTGTTTGGTCAGCTTGCGCAGCCTGCGCAGTATGTAAATCAGGCCTTAGTAAATTCGGGTTGCGTGTAAAGTCGGGCAGCTTGACCGTGGCTGCCTGATAATTGTCTGATAACTGTCCCCTCCATGCCTTCCTTTCTTTGACAACCTATCGCCTTCTTTGTATATCCTATCAGGAATCATTTTTATCTGAGAGGACATGCATGAACGCATCAGAATTGTTCGTCCGGTGCCTTGAGGCAGAGGGCGTTACCCATATTTTCGGTATTCCCGGCGAAGAGAATCTTGCCTTTCTTGAGGCGCTCCGCACGTCATCCATAAAACTGGTGCTGACCCGCCACGAGCAGGCTGCCGGATTCATGGCGGCCACCTTCGGCAGGCTCACGGGCAAGCCGGGGGTGTGTCTTTCCACTCTGGGACCGGGGGCCACCAACTTTGTCACGGCTGCCTCGTATGCGCTTCTGGGCGGCATGCCCATGGTGCTCATCACGGGGCAGAAGCCCATAAAGAAAAGCAAGCAGGGCCGTTTTCAGATTCTGGACGTGGTGGGCGTGATGGAGCCTGTGACCAAGCTCGCACGGCAGGTGGTGAGCAGCAATGCCATTCCCGCACTGGTGCGCGATGCCTTTCGTGTGGCGCAGGAAGAAAAACCCGGTCCTGTGCATCTGGAACTGCCTGAGGACATAGCCGAAGAGGTTGTCTCCCTATCTCCCCTCACGGTTGCCGGACCGTATATTCCGCAGGCAGACAGGGCCGCGGTGGTCAAGGCCGTTGAGCTTATCCGCAAGGCCGAGCGCCCCTTGCTCACTATAGCGGCGGGGGCCAACCGGCACAGCGTGTGCGAGGCCGTGGAAGGCTTTGTGGATGTGACCGGCATTTATTTCTTCTCCACCCAGATGGGCAAGGGCGTGGTTGACCAGCGGCACCCGCAGTCGCTCGGGTCCGCCGCGCTTTCCGATCATGACTATCTGCACTGCGCCATAGCCCGCGCCGACCTCATCATCAACGTGGGCCATGATGTGGTGGAAAAGCCTCCCTTCTTCATGGAGCCGGACAACGGCAAAACCGTTATCCACATCAACTATTCTGCCGCGCAGGTGGATCAGGTCTATTTTCCGCAGCACGAGGTGGTGGGCGACATTGCCGAGAGTCTGTATTCGCTCACCGAGGCGCTGGGCGACTGCCGCAGGCCCAGCTATGAGTATTTCACCCGCATCAAGCAGGAAGTGGAGCGCAACGTATACGGCAACGGACAGGCTGCCGATACCTTTCCTCCCACACCGCAGCGCATAGTGCTGGACATGCGCGAGGCCATGCCCGACGATGGCGTGCTGTCGCTGGATAACGGCATGTACAAGATCTGGTTTGCGCGCAACTACAAGGCCTATCGCCCCAATTCGTTGCTGCTGGACAATGCGCTTGCCACAATGGGGGCAGGATTGCCTGCAGCCATAGCCGCCAAGCTGCTGCATCCAGAACAGACGGTGGTGGCGCTGTGCGGCGACGGCGGGTTCATGATGAACTCGCAGGAGCTTGAAACGGCGTTGCGCCTTAGGCTTGATCTGGTTGTTGTGGTGCTGCGCGACGATGGCTACGGCATGATCAAGTGGAAACAGGCAGGCATGGGCCTTGCCGTATACGGGCTGGATTTCGGCAACCCCGATTTCGTGGCTTATGCGAAAAGTTATGGAGCGCGCGGGCACCGCATCACCCGTAACGGTGAATTGGGCAAAGTGCTGCGCGCGTGTTTTTCCGAGGGCGGCGTGCATGTGATAGAGCTGCCCGTGGATTATTCTGAGAACGAACGGGTGTTGCTGCAGGAACTGCGCAGCAAGACCTGTCTATTGTAGGAGGTTGGGCATGTCCGGCGTATTGCAGGTATTCAATCCGTATGACCGTGGTCTTTTCACCACCTTGGAAGCTGTGGACGAGGCCGAAGCCTTTGCCGCGCTTGACCGGGCCTATGCGCTCTACAGGGACCGCTCGCGCCATATCCGGCCGCATGAGCGGATAGCCATATTGGAACGGGCTGCCGGACTCATGCGCGAACGCAGGGAAGAGCTGATCCACGAGGCCGTGATGGAAGGCGGCAAGCCATGGGCGGATTCCGTTGTGGAAGTGGACAGGGCCATCAACGGGTTTGCCGTGGCCGTGCAGGAGCTTGCAACGGGGCATGGCGAAGAGGTGCCCATGACCTCCACGCCTGCTGCGGCGGGAAGGCTTGCCATGACCATGCGCGAACCGCGCGGGGTGGTCATGGCCATCAGCGCCTTCAACCATCCAGTGAATCTTCTCGTGCATCAGGTGGTGCCTGCCTTTGCAGCCGGATGTCCCGCTCTGGTGAAACCCGCATCGGCCACGCCGGTTTCTTGCCGCAACGTGGTACGCCTTCTTCATGAAGCCGGTGTGCCGGAAGAGTGGGTGCAGTTCCTGCCCTGCAGCGGTGCGGTGGCGGAAAAACTGGTGGCGGATGAGCGCGTGGCCTTTCTTTCCTTCATCGGCTCTGCCCGTGTGGGCTGGATGCTCCGTTCACGCCTTGCGCCGGGAGCCACCTGCGCGCTTGAACACGGCGGGGCGGCTCCGGTGATTGTTGATGCCACGGCGGATCTGGATGCCCATGTGCCTGCCTTGGTCAAGGGCGGCTTCTACCATGCCGGGCAGGTGTGCGTTTCGGTGCAGCGCATTTATGCGCATGCCTCCATTGCCGGTGAGCTGGCCCGCAAAATGGCTACAGCGGCAGAGCGTCTGGTGGTGGGCAATCCGCTCGATCCGCGCACGGAAGTGGGGCCGCTCATCAACCCCGCAGAGGTGGAACGGGTGGAGGCATGGGTAAACGAGGCCCGTGAGGCCGGAGCGCAGGTGCTGTGCGGCGGTGAGCGTTTTTCTGATACCTGCTACAAGCCCACGGTGCTGTTCAATCCTTCGGACGATGTGCAGGTCTCGCAGCAGGAGGTTTTCGGCCCCGTGGTCTGCGTCTACAGCTACACGGACCGCGACGAGGCCATAGCCCGGGCCAATGCCTTGCCGTATGCGTTTCAGGCATCGGTTATTGCACAGGATATTGATGCCGCGCTCTATGCCGTGCGCAGGCTCGATGCCATGGCTGTGATGGTCAACGACCATACCGCTTTTCGTGTGGACTGGATGCCCTTCGGCGGATACCGCCGCTCCGGCATGGGTGTGGGCGGCATAGCCCATTCCATGCGTGAGATGAGCGTGGAAAAGCTGATGGTGATCAAGTCTCCGTCGTTGTAACGGAGAAGAGTCCGCGCGATCTGCTGATGGAATCTCTGGTTCTGCCGGATTATTTTTCGTAGCACGTATACAGCCGCAGGCAATTCTCTGTGTCACGCCGCCTTCAAGGTCGTGGTTGGAGCAGTTGCCTGCGGATTTTGTATTGGTGAGGGGAAAAGGACGATCTATTCCCCGATCAGGTCGTAGAAGTAGGAACGGTAGGCGAGATAGGCAGCATCGACGCGGGCAACGGCGGCCTGAAGAGGGGACGTGTCGGTGGTTCCTGCGGTACTGTGCGCTGTGGCTTCTTCCGTAGTGTGGTCTGTCTGGGCTGGCTCGTCGTTTTCGAGCATGTCGAGCACGTCGAGCAGATGCTCCAGCGCGGCGGCAAGCTCAAGGCTGGTGCTTCGTGCCACGGGGTTGTGCAGGCTGTTGGGGGCATCGCGAAAGTAGCTGATCATGGCCCACGCGCGCATGGTCATGCCGGAATCGAGCGAGCCAGCGTTAAGGCACTCATCCAGCAGGGTGCGCATGTCCTCGTCGTCGATGATCTCCGCAGCCTCGGTGAAGTGCTTTATGTCATACCAGTTCGGATCGGTCGGTGCTTCGCGGTCGCGCTCCTGCGCACTCTTCACGACACCGTAGACCAGAAAAAGCATGCTGAACACGAGCAGCAGTATTGTCAGATGCATGGCCTGCCTCCCATGCTGCAACTATTCGACAGTATTGTCTTAATGTCAACTCCGGCCTGTGTGTTGTGCCTGCCTGTACATGATCTTTGCCTATGCACGCGGGCTGTCCGCGCGGGTGGCTGACCGTTGAAATTGACGCGGCACGGTATGGCGGCTAGGTTGGTTCTCGTCTGTCTCGAAGTTAGTCCCGCAGTTAGTCCCGAAGTTAGTCGCGAAGTTTGTTCCGAAGTTGTTACCATCCGGCAGAGCATCGTTTCCCTGTATGAGGGAATGAAAGCTCTGCCTGTCAGGAGTTTCCCCATGACCTGTGCCACAGATTCCGCCACGGTGCGTTTCTGGCGTGATGATGCGCTTGATGCGGTTGAGGTGCGCTATTCGCACTTCGACGGTTATCGCTTTCCTGCGCATGTGCACGACACATGGTCGGTGGGACTGGTGGACGAAGGGCATAGCGTCTTCAGGCTCAGCGGCCGTTCGCAGTCTGTGCGCGGCGGGCAGATTGCCATTATTCCCCCCGGCATGGTGCACGACTGCAACCCCAGAGAGGGAGCATGGACCTACCGCATGTTCTATGTGCAGGATTCGCTTATGCGCTCCCTTGCCCGAGACCTGTCCGGCGGATGCCATGATGCGGCGGGAAGCGGCGGTGATGTGGCGGCTTTTGATTCGCTGGTCATAGACGATGACGAGGTTTTTGCCGCACTTTCCGGCTTTCAGCGGCTGATGGAGCAGGGGGCTGATGCGGCCGATACGGTTGATGCCCCTGATGCGCCTGATGTGCTGGATAAGCGATCTGCCATGACGGAGGCTTTCTCGTTGCTGCTGTCGCGGCATGGTTCCGTGCGGGATGAGCTGCCGCCTGCCGGTTCTGAACGTGCTGCCGTGCGCCGTATCCGTGAGTATCTTGCGGACAATCTGGCGGAAAAGGTCACGCTTGAACAGCTTGCAGCCGTCAGCGGCCTGAGTGCCTGCCATCTGCTGCGGGTGTTCCGCCATGAAACCGGCCTTACGCCGCACCAGTGGCAGACCCAGCTGCGGGTGAACCATGCAAAGCACCTGCTTGCAAACGGAGATCCCATAGCCGATGTGGCCTTTGCCGCAGGCTTTACCGATCAGAGCCATTTTACCCGCACATTCAGGACCGTCACCGGAGCGACTCCCCGCCTGTATCGCATGGCCGGCTAGCTGCCGGACGACTTCCGCATTCGTTGCCGTGGCCGTTTACGCTGCCGCAGCCGTCTCGTATCCGTCATACTATCTGGCATAGTATCCGTGATCGTATCTGGCAAGTATCTGGCATCGTATCCGGCGTCGTATCCGCTGTCGCATCCGTCGTATCGGGTGCAGTATCGGCTGTCGGACCCTTTGCCCTACCAGATCTCCAAGCATTGTCATCCCGACTCGGTCTTCCGGATTGTCATTCAGGTATTTTGCTGGTTCGCTACCAGTGGAATATGAGGGGCAGGTGCGGTCTGAAGTCGCGCGACATGCCCCGTGTTGCACCATCGAAATACAGTTCCAGCAGATGTCCGGCTCCGGATGTAATCTCCAGTGTTCCTTGCGATGCCACATGGCCTGCGGTGCGTGAAAGCGGGGCAGATGTTGCGGCTGTAACGCGCGCCATCGTCACTTCTTTCAAGCCGTGGGCGTGGTCGAGCGGTTCTCCGGTGGCGGAGTTGTCCCTGCGGGTAATGAAGTCGAGATAGACGTAGTTAGGCTCTTGCGTGCCGTTATCCGTGGCCACCTGCATGCCCAGCGGGGCGGGTAGGTAGGCGGGAAGGTACATGGCGTGCTCGGGCAGAGGGGCATTGTCGCGGGCGTTTTCCGGCAGTTCGGGACGAAATATCAGCCCGAAGGGTGAGCCGCCCTGCGGCAAGGCATCAAATCGCTCCTTCAAGCGGATGGGGCTGCCTTCCAGCGCTGCAAGCTCCTGCGTATCCGCTATCCACAGCAGTTCCAGCATGAAGTTATGGAAGAAGAAGCGTCGGTTGGCGGTTCCCTGTCCGGGGTGGACGTTGGAAGAACCTTCCTGCAGTCCGAACTGGACGAGGCAGTCTCCCTCCGGAGCCTTCGGGCTTGTGCATATGTATATGTGGTCAAGTTCCATGGTCGGTGTTCCGGTGTGTGTAATGCCGTTTGCGGCGTGTATGTCAGGTCGCCATTCAGGTGAGTCTACGTCCGGTTTGCCAGATAGGCATGACAGGCATGACAGGCCAGATAGACGTGGCGGCGTGACGGCGGGGCAGGCAATAGCCACATATCCAACGCATTCTATTATGCCGGTATAGCGTAACTTTTATTGCAATGTCTTTCGGGCTACTCCCTTGTCCGCAAGAAGTAAAGCCGCTGCGTATCGCAATATTGTACCATACCTTGCCCAGAGCATGGCGTAGGGTGCCTTCTTCAAACCACAGGAGGCATACTATGACCGTGAACAAGGATTCCAAGTGCGTATTCGTGATTGATGAGAACCTGCCCAAGGGGCTTGCAGCCAACACGGCTGCGGTGCTGGCAACGGCGGTGACCGTGAAGGTGGGTGGCATGGTGGGAACGGATGTGACAGATGGCGGCGGCTTCTGCCATCCCGCCATCACGCAGGTGCCCATTCCCATTCTCAAGGCCTCTGCAGACGAGCTGGCAACGCTGCACGCCGTGGCGCGGGCAGATGACGCTCTGCTTGTGGCGGGATTTTCAGACATTGCCCAGCGCTCGCGCAGCTATGATGAATATGCGACC
This region of Desulfovibrio subterraneus genomic DNA includes:
- a CDS encoding J domain-containing protein, giving the protein MTLKECYRILKLKESASVDEVKSAYRKRAFELHPDLHPDNPDAARQFQQLNEAYVLLTRTDGADEGFRTKARQTYDKAKKGFDASQTSQPGSAGNSSGNSSGNSSGNPSGSASGNSQEQKSRASEAYSKASSQKNGGSAGGARFTSSRQQVRQEDVLNDILKDPFARRVFEDIYSQIRRDSGKQVGIPKKRKLSFEWGDSKLSFDMTHGLAAGVKGWMRKQMDDEQTIHLQPQSLAPGARVRITLSQGMNEEPRQIEITLPPDFVVGRPIRLKGLGRKIGPWTGDLYLRILAKVS
- a CDS encoding DUF2867 domain-containing protein, whose amino-acid sequence is MTQNASTKPPAAQTPQAQTSSTPPAPEPADGSPFKPEVRKVAIRLHTGMIRGLLSRIDYQDTFEAELPQGCTLPLHVLAHHMFAHSPKAVERLMRLRDMIVGPLGLKTADKAAHTRGTYAQDGESGKAGDTLPEPAIGDRLGIFRLVHKEENLLLFKESDTHLDFVLVLERMTGDETEHRTDRLRLSTCVRFNNALGRTYFLVVRPFHERIVPLCMREGLERIR
- a CDS encoding metal-dependent hydrolase; its protein translation is MPGYQAHMIAGAGMAGGIIGGATYMGWISTDPMSTAILVTIATLAALFPDCDTESKGQNFFYAIMAVTDIALIIYEHYKWASILGLFAMLPALGKHRGWTHTWWAMLLVPLPIMALPWVFFRTSWEETLPYYLAAVVGYLSHLILDREF
- a CDS encoding DMT family transporter, whose translation is MKSRSHTQTEAPTSSSELSTAENELLAAEASSTATGDEAENGTESTAKDEAAGDLKRNAIAGVLFALCATIIWSGNFIVARGLSDVVPPATLAFLRWVTAFTVLLPLGWKSLLRERAVVKRHWKHLAFTALLGITIFNTLIYAAGRSTTALNMSLIAITSPLFIMLLARIFLGEKVSRSRAVGVSVVVCGVVMLVTRGDFARLAGLEFSIGDVWMLCAAMLFGAYTILVRRMPERIEQAAFLLFTFGVGALMLVPGVAWEWAQGLRFEFTPSLFGVMLYVGVGASLISFWCWNKAVGLIGPSQAGIVYYSLPLFSGAEAVILLGEPVSWVHFVSGILILGGIRMATRG
- a CDS encoding acetolactate synthase large subunit; the encoded protein is MNASELFVRCLEAEGVTHIFGIPGEENLAFLEALRTSSIKLVLTRHEQAAGFMAATFGRLTGKPGVCLSTLGPGATNFVTAASYALLGGMPMVLITGQKPIKKSKQGRFQILDVVGVMEPVTKLARQVVSSNAIPALVRDAFRVAQEEKPGPVHLELPEDIAEEVVSLSPLTVAGPYIPQADRAAVVKAVELIRKAERPLLTIAAGANRHSVCEAVEGFVDVTGIYFFSTQMGKGVVDQRHPQSLGSAALSDHDYLHCAIARADLIINVGHDVVEKPPFFMEPDNGKTVIHINYSAAQVDQVYFPQHEVVGDIAESLYSLTEALGDCRRPSYEYFTRIKQEVERNVYGNGQAADTFPPTPQRIVLDMREAMPDDGVLSLDNGMYKIWFARNYKAYRPNSLLLDNALATMGAGLPAAIAAKLLHPEQTVVALCGDGGFMMNSQELETALRLRLDLVVVVLRDDGYGMIKWKQAGMGLAVYGLDFGNPDFVAYAKSYGARGHRITRNGELGKVLRACFSEGGVHVIELPVDYSENERVLLQELRSKTCLL
- a CDS encoding aldehyde dehydrogenase family protein, with amino-acid sequence MSGVLQVFNPYDRGLFTTLEAVDEAEAFAALDRAYALYRDRSRHIRPHERIAILERAAGLMRERREELIHEAVMEGGKPWADSVVEVDRAINGFAVAVQELATGHGEEVPMTSTPAAAGRLAMTMREPRGVVMAISAFNHPVNLLVHQVVPAFAAGCPALVKPASATPVSCRNVVRLLHEAGVPEEWVQFLPCSGAVAEKLVADERVAFLSFIGSARVGWMLRSRLAPGATCALEHGGAAPVIVDATADLDAHVPALVKGGFYHAGQVCVSVQRIYAHASIAGELARKMATAAERLVVGNPLDPRTEVGPLINPAEVERVEAWVNEAREAGAQVLCGGERFSDTCYKPTVLFNPSDDVQVSQQEVFGPVVCVYSYTDRDEAIARANALPYAFQASVIAQDIDAALYAVRRLDAMAVMVNDHTAFRVDWMPFGGYRRSGMGVGGIAHSMREMSVEKLMVIKSPSL
- a CDS encoding AraC family transcriptional regulator — encoded protein: MTCATDSATVRFWRDDALDAVEVRYSHFDGYRFPAHVHDTWSVGLVDEGHSVFRLSGRSQSVRGGQIAIIPPGMVHDCNPREGAWTYRMFYVQDSLMRSLARDLSGGCHDAAGSGGDVAAFDSLVIDDDEVFAALSGFQRLMEQGADAADTVDAPDAPDVLDKRSAMTEAFSLLLSRHGSVRDELPPAGSERAAVRRIREYLADNLAEKVTLEQLAAVSGLSACHLLRVFRHETGLTPHQWQTQLRVNHAKHLLANGDPIADVAFAAGFTDQSHFTRTFRTVTGATPRLYRMAG
- a CDS encoding glyoxalase-like domain protein, yielding MELDHIYICTSPKAPEGDCLVQFGLQEGSSNVHPGQGTANRRFFFHNFMLELLWIADTQELAALEGSPIRLKERFDALPQGGSPFGLIFRPELPENARDNAPLPEHAMYLPAYLPAPLGMQVATDNGTQEPNYVYLDFITRRDNSATGEPLDHAHGLKEVTMARVTAATSAPLSRTAGHVASQGTLEITSGAGHLLELYFDGATRGMSRDFRPHLPLIFHW
- a CDS encoding DUF2000 domain-containing protein; this encodes MTVNKDSKCVFVIDENLPKGLAANTAAVLATAVTVKVGGMVGTDVTDGGGFCHPAITQVPIPILKASADELATLHAVARADDALLVAGFSDIAQRSRSYDEYATSMAALEPEGMRFLGVALFGRRKRVASLTGMFGLM